From the genome of Methylomonas sp. UP202, one region includes:
- a CDS encoding transglutaminase family protein → MSIKVAINHKTCYRYDQSIQLSPHVLRLRPAAHSRTPISAYSLTIKPDKHFINWQQDPFGNYLARLVFPEKTREFSIEVDLIAEMTVINPFDFFLEEYAEKYPFGYPEQLAKELAPYLEVKDDGPLLGKFLKTLDRRERGVVDFLVDINQAVHKAVTYSIRMEPGVQTCEETLERKVGSCRDSGWLLVQVLRHMGLAARFVSGYLVQLTADVKALDGPSGTEEDFTDLHAWTEVYIPGAGWIGLDPTSGLFAGEGHIPLACTADYVSAAPVSGGFIGKAETSFEFSNRVSRIYEDPRVTKPYTDRQWEEIDLLGEKVDAELSLGDVRLTMGGEPTFVSIDNMDAPEWNTAADGPEKRKLAGKLLRRLREVFAPGGMLYFGQGKWYPGEPLPRWQMACFWRKDGVPVWKNPALFADETKDYGYGREQADAFIRELAKRLGLRGDCILPGYEDPLYYLLHEGLLPENIDFSHADLKDDLERQRLVKVLSNDLGAPAGYALPLYWDYRAGVWCSSPWRFRRGDMFLVPGDSAMGLRLPLNSLPWVAAADRDPLIERSLYDAVPPLGDIDSEVSRRYSKTVKQDPLHPNEMASADDRAPHAGGWTPHTALTVEAREGRLYVFLPPTQELEHYLDIVASVEAAAAALKMPVVIEGYQPPHDLRLLRLPVTPDPGVIEVNIHPAANWKELVFNTTSLYEQARLTRLGTEKFMLDGRHTGTGGGNHVTLGGITPVDSPMLRRPDLLRSLITYWQHHPSLSYLFSGLFLGPTSQAPRVDEARNDSLYELEIAFQQMPDGEVMAPWLVDRLLRNLLVDMTGNTHRSEFCIDKLYAPGADAGRLGLLELRAFEMPPHARMSLMQMLLLRTLVAWFWRQPYKKPLVRWGTQLHDRFMLPHFVAADIQDVVRDLQSAGYEFKAEWFAPFLEFRFPRIGTLRVGDLHLELHQAIEPWHVLGEEITSTGTARYVDSSVERLQVTLSGTMGDRYALTCNGRLVPLRATGKQSEMVAGIRYRAWNPPSALHPTIGVQAPLVFDLIDTWNGRSIGGCTYHVSHPGGRSYETLPVNAYEAEGRRVSRFWQHGHTPSVAPFDVPAEDINKDFPFTLDLRWQAR, encoded by the coding sequence ATGAGCATCAAAGTCGCGATCAATCACAAGACCTGTTACCGCTACGACCAATCGATACAGCTCAGTCCGCACGTACTGCGGCTGCGGCCGGCCGCGCATTCGCGGACGCCGATCAGCGCCTATTCGCTGACCATCAAGCCGGACAAGCACTTCATTAACTGGCAACAAGACCCGTTCGGCAACTACCTGGCCAGACTGGTGTTCCCGGAAAAAACTCGCGAATTCTCGATCGAAGTCGATCTGATCGCCGAAATGACGGTGATCAATCCGTTCGACTTTTTCCTGGAGGAATACGCCGAAAAATACCCGTTCGGCTATCCCGAACAATTGGCCAAGGAATTGGCGCCGTATTTGGAAGTCAAGGACGACGGTCCGTTGTTGGGCAAATTTCTGAAAACCTTGGATCGGCGCGAACGCGGCGTCGTCGATTTTCTGGTCGATATCAATCAAGCCGTGCACAAGGCTGTGACGTATTCGATCCGGATGGAACCCGGCGTGCAGACCTGCGAGGAAACCCTGGAGCGTAAAGTAGGTTCTTGTCGGGATTCGGGCTGGCTGTTGGTGCAGGTGTTGCGGCATATGGGATTGGCGGCGCGCTTTGTGTCCGGTTATCTGGTGCAGTTGACCGCCGACGTCAAGGCGCTGGATGGACCGTCCGGCACCGAAGAAGACTTCACCGATCTGCACGCCTGGACCGAGGTGTACATCCCCGGCGCCGGTTGGATCGGTCTGGATCCGACTTCCGGCCTATTCGCCGGCGAGGGCCATATTCCGCTGGCCTGTACCGCCGACTATGTCAGCGCGGCGCCGGTCAGCGGCGGCTTCATCGGCAAGGCGGAAACGTCGTTCGAGTTTTCCAACCGGGTCAGCCGTATCTACGAAGACCCGCGCGTGACCAAACCCTATACCGACCGGCAATGGGAAGAGATCGATCTGCTCGGCGAAAAGGTCGATGCCGAATTGAGTCTCGGCGACGTCCGCTTGACGATGGGTGGCGAACCGACCTTCGTGTCCATCGACAACATGGACGCGCCGGAATGGAACACCGCCGCCGACGGTCCCGAGAAGCGCAAGCTGGCCGGCAAACTGCTCCGGCGTTTGCGCGAGGTATTCGCACCGGGGGGCATGTTGTATTTCGGCCAGGGCAAATGGTATCCGGGCGAACCGTTGCCGCGCTGGCAAATGGCGTGTTTCTGGCGTAAGGACGGTGTGCCGGTCTGGAAAAATCCGGCGCTGTTCGCCGATGAAACCAAGGACTACGGTTACGGCCGCGAGCAGGCCGACGCTTTTATCCGCGAATTGGCAAAACGCTTGGGTCTGCGCGGCGATTGCATCCTGCCGGGTTACGAAGATCCGCTGTACTACCTGCTGCACGAAGGATTGTTGCCGGAGAATATCGATTTCAGCCATGCCGATTTGAAGGACGATCTGGAGCGGCAACGCTTGGTCAAGGTGTTGTCCAACGATCTGGGCGCGCCCGCCGGTTACGCCTTGCCGTTGTACTGGGATTACCGAGCCGGTGTGTGGTGCAGCAGTCCCTGGCGGTTCAGACGCGGCGACATGTTTCTGGTGCCGGGCGATTCGGCGATGGGTCTGCGTTTGCCGTTGAATAGCCTGCCCTGGGTGGCGGCGGCCGATCGCGATCCGTTGATCGAACGCAGCTTGTACGACGCGGTGCCGCCGCTCGGCGACATCGATTCCGAAGTCAGCCGCCGCTACAGCAAGACGGTCAAACAAGATCCGCTGCACCCGAACGAAATGGCGTCGGCCGACGACCGCGCTCCGCACGCCGGAGGCTGGACGCCGCACACCGCATTAACGGTCGAAGCTCGCGAGGGCCGGCTCTATGTGTTCCTGCCGCCGACCCAGGAGCTCGAGCATTATCTGGATATCGTTGCCTCGGTCGAAGCCGCCGCCGCCGCGCTGAAAATGCCGGTCGTTATCGAGGGCTACCAACCGCCGCACGATTTGCGCTTGTTGCGCTTGCCGGTAACCCCCGATCCGGGTGTCATCGAGGTCAATATTCATCCGGCCGCCAATTGGAAGGAACTGGTGTTCAACACCACTTCGCTTTACGAACAAGCTCGGCTGACCCGGCTCGGCACTGAAAAATTCATGCTGGACGGCCGTCACACCGGCACCGGTGGCGGTAATCACGTCACGTTGGGCGGGATCACGCCGGTGGACAGCCCGATGTTGCGCCGGCCGGATTTGCTGCGCAGCTTGATTACCTATTGGCAACATCATCCATCGCTGTCCTATTTGTTTTCCGGCTTGTTCCTCGGTCCGACCAGCCAGGCTCCTCGGGTTGACGAGGCCCGCAACGACAGCTTGTACGAGCTGGAGATCGCCTTCCAGCAAATGCCGGACGGCGAGGTGATGGCCCCGTGGCTGGTCGATCGCCTGCTGCGCAATCTGCTGGTCGATATGACCGGCAACACCCACCGCAGCGAGTTCTGTATCGATAAACTCTACGCGCCGGGCGCCGACGCCGGCCGCTTGGGTCTGCTGGAGCTGCGCGCCTTCGAAATGCCGCCGCATGCCCGTATGAGCTTGATGCAGATGTTGCTGCTGAGAACGCTGGTGGCCTGGTTTTGGCGTCAGCCCTATAAAAAGCCGCTGGTGCGCTGGGGCACCCAATTGCACGACCGCTTTATGTTGCCGCATTTCGTGGCGGCCGACATTCAGGATGTGGTGCGCGATTTGCAGAGCGCCGGCTATGAGTTCAAGGCCGAATGGTTTGCGCCGTTTTTGGAGTTTCGTTTCCCGCGCATCGGCACGCTACGCGTCGGCGACTTGCATCTGGAATTGCATCAGGCCATCGAACCCTGGCACGTGCTGGGCGAGGAAATCACCAGTACCGGCACGGCCCGCTACGTCGATTCGTCGGTCGAGCGCTTGCAAGTCACGCTGAGCGGCACGATGGGCGACCGCTACGCATTGACTTGCAACGGTCGCTTGGTGCCGCTACGCGCCACCGGCAAGCAAAGCGAGATGGTGGCGGGTATCCGCTATCGCGCCTGGAATCCACCGTCGGCGCTGCATCCGACGATAGGCGTGCAAGCACCGCTGGTGTTCGACTTGATCGATACCTGGAACGGCCGGTCTATCGGCGGTTGCACCTATCACGTCAGCCATCCGGGTGGGCGCAGTTACGAGACCTTGCCGGTCAACGCCTACGAAGCCGAGGGGCGCCGGGTCAGCCGTTTCTGGCAACACGGCCATACGCCCAGTGTCGCGCCTTTCGACGTGCCGGCGGAGGATATCAACAAAGACTTTCCGTTTACGTTGGATTTGCGCTGGCAAGCCAGATAA
- a CDS encoding circularly permuted type 2 ATP-grasp protein, whose product MKPLNYFDEMRTPDGSVRALYQPFADWLDGIDQAQLMQKSREAEMLFRRVGITFNVYGDEAGAERLIPFDVVPRILAASEWRQLADGAIQRVRALNAFLNDLYHDREIVKAGIVPAAMLENEMYRPEMQGVAAPGGIYAHIAGIDIVRTGENQFYVLEDNLRTPSGVSYMLENRKMMMRLFPELFRRYAVAPVEHYPQVLLNNLRAVAQPGVQDPTVVLLTPGAYNSAYFEHAFLAQQMGIELVEGQDLFVEDDLVYMRTTDGPKQVDVIYRRIDDDFIDPKAFRPDSLLGVPGIVEAYRNGGVTLANAIGTGVADDKATYTYVPDMVRFYLGEEPILSNVPTYKLAEADDRKYVLEHLDELVVKEVQGSGGYGMLVGPTASKQQILEFRDRILADPDNYIAQPTLALSTCPTLVEAGVAPRHVDLRPFVLSGKTVTLVPGGLCRVAMREGSLVVNSSQGGGTKDTWVLNEDKPC is encoded by the coding sequence ATGAAGCCACTGAATTATTTCGACGAAATGCGGACACCCGACGGCAGCGTGCGGGCGCTCTATCAACCCTTTGCGGACTGGTTGGACGGCATCGATCAGGCCCAGCTGATGCAAAAGTCCCGAGAGGCGGAGATGTTGTTCCGCCGGGTTGGCATCACCTTCAACGTCTATGGCGACGAGGCCGGCGCCGAGCGGCTGATTCCGTTCGATGTCGTGCCGAGGATTCTGGCGGCCAGCGAATGGCGGCAATTGGCCGACGGCGCGATTCAGCGGGTGAGGGCCTTGAACGCGTTTCTGAACGATCTCTACCACGATCGGGAAATCGTCAAGGCCGGCATCGTGCCCGCCGCCATGCTGGAAAACGAAATGTACCGCCCGGAGATGCAGGGCGTCGCGGCGCCGGGCGGTATCTACGCGCACATCGCCGGCATCGATATTGTGCGGACCGGCGAGAATCAATTCTACGTGCTCGAGGACAACTTGCGGACGCCGTCCGGCGTGTCCTACATGTTGGAGAACCGCAAAATGATGATGCGCTTGTTCCCGGAATTATTCCGCCGCTATGCGGTGGCGCCGGTCGAGCACTATCCGCAAGTGTTGTTGAACAATCTGCGAGCGGTGGCTCAGCCCGGCGTGCAAGATCCGACGGTGGTGTTGCTGACGCCGGGCGCCTACAACAGCGCCTATTTCGAACATGCGTTTCTGGCGCAGCAAATGGGTATCGAACTGGTCGAGGGCCAGGACTTGTTTGTCGAGGACGATCTGGTGTATATGCGCACCACCGACGGTCCCAAGCAGGTCGATGTGATTTACCGTCGTATCGACGACGACTTCATCGATCCTAAAGCCTTCCGGCCGGATTCGCTATTGGGCGTGCCGGGTATCGTCGAAGCCTATCGCAACGGCGGCGTGACGCTGGCCAACGCGATCGGTACCGGCGTTGCCGACGACAAGGCCACGTATACCTATGTCCCGGACATGGTTCGGTTCTATCTGGGCGAGGAACCGATCCTGTCCAACGTGCCGACCTACAAACTGGCGGAAGCAGACGACCGCAAATACGTGTTGGAGCACCTGGACGAACTGGTGGTCAAGGAAGTACAGGGTTCCGGCGGTTACGGCATGTTGGTCGGTCCGACCGCTTCCAAGCAGCAAATTCTGGAGTTTCGTGATCGCATTCTGGCCGATCCGGATAATTACATTGCCCAGCCGACCCTGGCGCTGTCGACCTGCCCGACCCTGGTCGAAGCCGGTGTGGCGCCGCGCCACGTGGATCTACGGCCCTTCGTGCTGTCCGGCAAGACCGTGACCTTGGTACCCGGCGGTTTGTGCCGGGTCGCGATGCGGGAAGGGTCGCTAGTCGTGAATTCCTCGCAGGGTGGTGGGACCAAGGACACTTGGGTGTTGAACGAGGACAAACCATGCTGA
- a CDS encoding alpha-E domain-containing protein: MLSRTADHLYWMARYIERAENMARVLDVTYRMSLVANSPYDEAARWKPPVLIADDIEVFERDYGTYTAANVIRYMALDERNPSSIVSALGAARENARAVRVAMSSEMWETVNALWIELRQRIRGGLPEAEIGEFCDWVKSRSHLFRGVTFGTMLRDDGYKFVRIGSFVERADNTARLLDAKFQLLLPDADQTTEVDYYEWSSLLRSVSAFEAYQKVFRDTLEPWKVAELLVLRDDMPRSLHACYDELAPILEQLCGRRGRECLRLAGENHARLHFGRMSDIVRTGLHAFLQDFIVRNNALGVEIQRTFLNGPS, translated from the coding sequence ATGCTGAGCCGCACCGCCGACCATTTGTACTGGATGGCGCGCTACATCGAGCGCGCCGAGAACATGGCCAGGGTCCTGGATGTCACCTACCGGATGTCGCTGGTCGCCAACAGTCCTTACGACGAAGCCGCGCGCTGGAAACCGCCGGTGCTGATCGCCGACGATATCGAGGTATTCGAACGCGATTACGGGACCTACACCGCCGCCAACGTGATTCGCTACATGGCGCTGGACGAACGCAATCCGTCCAGCATCGTCAGCGCGCTGGGCGCGGCGCGCGAGAACGCCCGCGCCGTGCGGGTCGCGATGTCTTCGGAAATGTGGGAAACCGTCAATGCGTTGTGGATAGAGCTAAGGCAACGCATCCGCGGTGGCTTGCCCGAAGCCGAAATCGGCGAGTTCTGCGATTGGGTCAAGTCCCGTTCGCACTTGTTTCGCGGCGTTACCTTCGGCACGATGTTGCGTGACGACGGTTACAAATTCGTGCGGATCGGTAGTTTCGTCGAACGGGCCGACAACACCGCGCGGCTGCTGGACGCCAAATTTCAACTGTTGTTGCCCGACGCCGATCAAACCACCGAAGTCGATTATTACGAATGGAGCTCCTTGCTGCGGTCGGTATCGGCGTTCGAGGCTTACCAGAAAGTGTTCCGCGATACGCTGGAGCCCTGGAAAGTCGCAGAATTGCTGGTGTTGCGCGACGACATGCCGCGTTCGCTACACGCCTGCTACGACGAATTGGCGCCGATCCTGGAACAGTTGTGCGGCCGGCGCGGTCGAGAATGTCTGCGCTTGGCCGGCGAAAACCACGCACGCCTGCATTTCGGCCGGATGAGCGACATCGTTCGCACCGGTTTGCACGCGTTTCTACAAGATTTCATCGTCCGCAACAATGCGTTGGGCGTCGAGATACAGCGTACCTTTCTGAACGGTCCGTCCTGA
- a CDS encoding methyl-accepting chemotaxis protein yields the protein MRISQKLIFAFVAVFLLTAVVGGIGMVGLNRIADTLEHTHHVLLPQIRHTEAMKSALIDYRNRETQLLLTRSADEIAETLNRMNKNSADLQSHEQALLPLLTGADEIARHRLYRDKLQAYLQSHQQFEALIKASEYESALSYFRGAGRSAFRELLPTIDVLVEASLANADKAEQDANTLTESSQTLTVAVTLAVLLTAIGLNAWLFKAIVPRLRHIDTTTTAIAERLDFSLRANVDKHDEIGETADAVNRVAAAIQAALRDLLNGIADNASNAERLLTTADLASQSSERQSEAAASMAATVEELTVSINQVAENAARAFDLAHQSGDAARSGGAVIADSIRQMREIATRIEQTSMSVQHLGAASEEISGIIRVIRDVAEQTNLLALNAAIEAARAGEQGRGFAVVADEVRKLAERTAVATRDIGVKITAIQAGVKDAGARMTEAVALVETGVAVADGAGNSVKLITERTQDSEAEANAISRAIREQGEASQQIAVHVEQIARMSDENSDVAEQTAKLSRNLAGIATAMRQTAQRFKI from the coding sequence ATGCGCATCTCGCAAAAACTCATCTTCGCGTTCGTCGCGGTATTCCTATTAACCGCCGTAGTCGGCGGTATCGGCATGGTCGGGCTGAATCGTATTGCCGACACGCTGGAACATACTCACCATGTTTTGTTGCCGCAGATCCGCCACACCGAGGCGATGAAGTCGGCGCTGATCGACTACCGCAACCGGGAAACCCAGCTGCTGCTGACCCGCTCCGCCGACGAGATTGCCGAAACGCTAAACCGGATGAACAAAAATTCGGCCGACTTGCAAAGTCACGAACAAGCCTTGCTACCGCTGCTGACCGGCGCCGACGAAATCGCCCGCCACCGGCTCTACCGGGATAAATTGCAAGCCTATCTGCAAAGCCACCAGCAATTCGAAGCCTTGATCAAAGCAAGCGAATACGAGTCGGCGCTGAGTTATTTTCGCGGCGCCGGCCGCTCCGCGTTTCGCGAGTTGCTACCGACGATAGACGTCTTGGTCGAAGCCAGTCTAGCCAATGCCGACAAGGCCGAGCAAGACGCCAATACGCTGACCGAGTCCAGCCAAACGCTGACCGTCGCCGTCACGTTGGCCGTGTTGCTGACCGCCATCGGCTTGAACGCCTGGTTGTTCAAAGCCATCGTGCCTCGGCTCAGACATATCGATACGACGACGACGGCAATCGCCGAGCGCCTGGATTTTTCGTTGCGAGCCAACGTCGACAAGCACGACGAAATCGGCGAAACCGCCGACGCGGTGAATCGGGTCGCCGCCGCGATACAAGCGGCGCTACGCGATCTGCTGAACGGTATCGCCGACAACGCCAGCAATGCCGAACGGCTGCTGACGACTGCCGATCTGGCCTCGCAAAGCTCGGAACGCCAGTCGGAAGCCGCCGCCAGCATGGCCGCGACGGTCGAGGAGTTGACTGTTAGCATCAATCAAGTGGCGGAGAACGCCGCTCGCGCTTTCGACCTGGCCCACCAGTCCGGCGATGCCGCCCGCAGCGGCGGCGCTGTCATTGCCGATTCGATCCGGCAGATGCGGGAAATCGCCACGCGCATCGAACAGACTTCGATGTCGGTCCAACATCTGGGCGCCGCCTCCGAGGAAATTTCCGGAATTATTCGAGTCATCCGCGACGTCGCCGAACAAACCAATTTGCTGGCGTTGAATGCCGCGATCGAGGCGGCGCGAGCCGGCGAACAAGGCCGCGGTTTCGCGGTGGTGGCCGACGAAGTTCGTAAGCTGGCCGAGCGTACCGCGGTGGCAACCCGCGACATCGGCGTCAAAATCACTGCCATTCAAGCCGGCGTCAAGGATGCCGGGGCCCGAATGACCGAAGCGGTCGCGTTAGTGGAAACCGGCGTCGCCGTCGCCGACGGCGCGGGAAATTCGGTGAAATTGATCACCGAACGCACCCAAGATAGCGAAGCCGAAGCCAATGCGATTTCCAGGGCGATACGCGAGCAGGGCGAAGCCAGCCAGCAAATCGCGGTGCATGTCGAGCAGATCGCCCGAATGAGCGACGAAAACAGCGACGTGGCCGAACAAACCGCCAAGCTGTCGCGTAATCTGGCCGGCATTGCTACCGCGATGCGCCAGACCGCGCAACGTTTCAAGATTTAG
- a CDS encoding carbohydrate kinase: MNKAQITLFGEVLFDCFPDGSRVLGGAPFNVAWHLQAFGDRPRFISRVGGDAAGNDILAAMTRWDMDPSDLQIDPTRPTGTVAVSITDDQPDYQILDRQAYDFIQPVQPGTGDGLLYHGSLALRGEVSGHTWTDLASAWRGPVFLDVNLRAPWWQPGRIFDLIAGADWLKLNDAELAQLFPGTQDIADKMRLIVREFDLQGIFVTCGEEGALALTPDGELLGVTPNARLEVADTVGAGDAFAAVLLHGIASTWPLPLTLRRAQDFASALVGRHGATVEDPAFYQHILAGWQ, encoded by the coding sequence ATGAATAAAGCCCAAATTACGTTATTCGGCGAAGTGTTGTTCGACTGTTTCCCCGACGGCAGCCGGGTACTGGGCGGTGCGCCGTTCAACGTCGCTTGGCATCTGCAAGCCTTCGGCGACCGGCCCCGCTTTATCAGCCGGGTCGGCGGCGACGCGGCGGGCAACGACATCCTGGCCGCGATGACCCGCTGGGATATGGACCCGTCCGACCTGCAAATCGACCCGACTCGGCCGACCGGCACCGTGGCGGTCAGCATAACCGACGACCAACCCGATTACCAAATTCTCGACCGCCAAGCTTACGACTTTATCCAGCCTGTCCAGCCGGGGACCGGCGACGGCCTGCTCTATCATGGCAGTTTGGCGCTACGCGGCGAGGTTTCGGGCCATACGTGGACCGATCTAGCGAGCGCCTGGCGCGGGCCGGTGTTTTTAGACGTGAATTTGCGCGCACCGTGGTGGCAACCCGGCCGCATTTTCGATTTGATCGCCGGCGCCGATTGGCTGAAACTGAACGACGCCGAGCTGGCCCAACTCTTCCCCGGCACTCAGGATATCGCCGACAAAATGCGCCTGATCGTTCGAGAATTCGATTTGCAAGGCATTTTCGTCACCTGCGGCGAAGAAGGCGCGCTAGCTCTGACGCCCGACGGCGAACTACTCGGCGTCACCCCGAACGCCCGGCTCGAAGTCGCGGACACGGTCGGCGCCGGCGACGCCTTCGCCGCCGTGCTGCTGCACGGCATCGCCTCCACTTGGCCCTTACCGCTAACGCTACGCCGCGCGCAGGATTTCGCGTCCGCGCTGGTCGGCAGGCACGGCGCGACAGTCGAGGACCCCGCTTTCTATCAACACATCCTGGCCGGCTGGCAATAA
- a CDS encoding PepSY-associated TM helix domain-containing protein translates to MNATSKQSPSNIPTSPQNRPLSRLKARRKRWLDVHLWLGLTLGLLLSIYGITGSFLVFYAEIDEWLHPDLLTVERPEDGEYRPLAEIFAAGKTVMPPTAKHVFSVYPRNENAAFKLRYQFPTSDSESERWIVGVNPYTAQVTGKMLLTRPGDWLPATFIDCVFELHYALLIPSEHISAIIVGISAALLIISTLTGLIVWWPLTGHWRQALTFKSGAGKVRFNYDLHKTSGIYTLLVMLPVLFSGIYMVLPHNVVPVLELFSPVTYRYWFQSKPPYPGSPAIGMDQAVAIAFKQYPQGRPHWIYGAAEPTKTYTVCQDGIDAPGSILQRRCTVIDRYSGKILDLDDPSLPTATAGEIFTHWQWPLHSGQAFGMTGRILVFLTGLACPTLFVTGFIRWRQKRRPKRHPS, encoded by the coding sequence CCTTGTCCCGCCTGAAAGCCCGCCGCAAACGCTGGCTGGACGTGCATTTGTGGCTGGGCTTGACCTTGGGATTATTGCTGTCGATTTACGGCATCACCGGCAGTTTCCTCGTGTTCTATGCAGAGATCGACGAATGGCTGCATCCCGATTTACTGACGGTCGAACGGCCCGAGGATGGCGAATACCGGCCGCTGGCCGAAATCTTCGCCGCCGGTAAAACCGTGATGCCGCCGACGGCCAAACACGTGTTTTCAGTGTATCCGCGCAATGAAAACGCGGCATTCAAACTGCGTTATCAATTTCCGACTTCGGACAGCGAAAGCGAACGTTGGATTGTCGGCGTCAACCCGTATACGGCACAAGTGACCGGAAAAATGTTGCTGACCCGGCCCGGCGATTGGTTACCGGCCACCTTCATCGATTGCGTGTTCGAATTACACTACGCGCTGTTGATTCCGTCCGAGCACATCAGCGCTATCATCGTCGGCATCTCGGCAGCACTGCTGATTATTTCGACCTTGACCGGCCTGATCGTCTGGTGGCCGCTGACCGGGCATTGGCGGCAAGCACTGACGTTTAAATCTGGCGCAGGCAAGGTTCGATTCAATTACGATCTGCACAAAACCAGCGGCATTTACACGTTGTTGGTGATGTTGCCGGTGCTGTTTTCCGGGATATACATGGTGCTGCCGCATAACGTGGTGCCGGTGCTGGAGCTGTTTTCGCCGGTGACCTATCGTTACTGGTTTCAGTCCAAGCCACCCTATCCGGGGTCACCGGCCATTGGCATGGACCAAGCGGTGGCGATTGCTTTCAAACAATATCCACAAGGCCGGCCGCACTGGATTTACGGCGCCGCCGAGCCGACTAAAACCTACACGGTGTGTCAGGACGGCATCGATGCACCCGGCAGTATCTTGCAACGCCGCTGCACGGTGATCGACCGTTACAGCGGTAAGATTCTGGATCTGGACGACCCCAGCCTGCCGACCGCTACGGCCGGGGAAATCTTCACCCATTGGCAATGGCCGCTGCATTCCGGTCAGGCCTTCGGGATGACCGGGCGGATATTGGTGTTTCTCACCGGTTTGGCGTGTCCAACGCTGTTTGTCACCGGCTTCATCCGCTGGCGGCAAAAGCGACGGCCTAAACGCCACCCGAGTTGA